A stretch of DNA from Penaeus monodon isolate SGIC_2016 chromosome 20, NSTDA_Pmon_1, whole genome shotgun sequence:
aaagaaaaaaaatttttaaatatattttaataaaaatttgtaataaactaatatttaaattttaaaattattaatattcaaatataataaaaaataatattaaaattatacctatataattataattaaattttaaatatataaaaattttatattatatatattaacaaaaatttttataatatataaattaataaaatttatcttttttataaaaactaaaaatataatataattattaaaaaaataaaaatataaaaaatatttaaaaaattaataacataatattttgacatatacaaaaatataatataataatatatataaaaaattttcaaaaaattatatttatcattccaataatataaataattttaaaataatataataataatatacatatatatacatatttttatattttttaatactttattttcataataaatatataataaacatattaaaaaaattttttaatatataatacattatttttaactaaaatttatacatatcatatataacatcttaataatgcataaaaattttaatctatacattactataaaacaaaattatatataacaatttttgcaatattactttaaaataaaaatttaattttttagaaattttatttatattagttttatattttttttttgttttttaacttataggggtttatatatgtatatgttttttttcttgtaattatatttattattttattaatcatttaatgtattattttttattatatattgtttttattgatataatataaatttttaataatatataaatattttaatttttttcttcattttattaaataaattatatattatatatatttttaaatttttaaatattcttaaatttttaaaattatttaattttaaatttttataaaaatttttatattttataaataacattaaaatttaaaatataaattattatatatataaattttaattattatatctatatatataaaatatatataaaatttataatatatttaatatagtattttttaataatacttatatttttttatataaaaattttatataatataattttttataaatttaataataatatatctattatttNNNNNNNNNNNNNNNNNNNNNNNNNNNNNNNNNNNNNNNNNNNNNNNNNNNNNNNNNNNNNNNNNNNNNNNNNNNNNNNNNNNNNNNNNNNNNNNNNNNNNNNNNNNNNNNNNNNNNNNNNNNNNNNNNNNNNNNNNNNNNNNNNNNNNNNNNNNNNNNNNNNNNNNNNNNNNNNNNNNNNNNNNNNNNNNNNNNNNNNNNNNNNNNNNNNNNNNNNNNNNNNNNNNNNNNNNNNNNNNNNNNNNNNNNNNNNNNNNNNNNNNNNNNNNNNNNNNNNNNNNNNNNNNNNNNNNNNNNNNNNNNNNNNNNNNNNNNNNNNNNNNNNNNNNNNNNNNNNNNNNNNNNNNNNNNNNNNNNNNNNNNNNNNNNNNNNNNNNNNNNNNNNNNNNNNNNNNNNNNNNNNNNNNNNNNNNNNNNNNNNNNNNNNNNNNNNNNNNNNNNNNNNNNNNNNNNNNNNNNNNNNNNNNNNNNNNNNNNNNNNNNNNNNNNNNNNNNNNNNNNNNNNNNNNNNNNNNNNNNNNNNNNNNNNNNNNNNNNNNNNNNNNNNNNNNNNNNNNNNNNNNNNNNNNNNNNNNNNNNNNNNNNNNNNNNNNNNNNNNNNNNNNNNNNNNNNNNNNNNNNNNNNNNNNNNNNNNNNNNNNNNNNNNNNNNNNNNNNNNNNNNNNNNNNNNNNNNNNNNNNNNNNNNNNNNNNNNNNNNNNNNNNNNNNNNNNNNNNNNNNNNNNNNNNNNNNNNNNNNNNNNNNNNNNNNNNNNNNNNNNNNNNNNNNNNNNNNNNNNNNNNNNNNNNNNNNNNNNNNNNNNNNNNNNNNNNNNNNNNNNNNNNNNNNNNNNNNNNNNNNNNNNNNNNNNNNNNNNNNNNNNNNNNNNNNNNNNNNNNNNNNNNNNNNNNNNNNNNNNNNNNNNNNNNNNNNNNNNNNNNNNNNNNNNNNNNNNNNNNNNNNNNNNNNNNNNNNNNNNNNNNNNNNNNNNNNNNNNNNNNNNNNNNNNNNNNNNNNNNNNNNNNNNNNNNNNNNNNNNNNNNNNNNNNNNNNNNNNNNNNNNNNNNNNNNNNNNNNNNNNNNNNNNNNNNNNNNNNNNNNNNNNNNNNNNNNNNNNNNNNNNNNNNNNNNNNNNNNNNNNNNNNNNNNNNNNNNNNNNNNNNNNNNNNNNNNNNNNNNNNNNNNNNNNNNNNNNNNNNNNNNNNNNNNNNNNNNNNNNNNNNNNNNNNNNNNNNNNNNNNNNNNNNNNNNNNNNNNNNNNNNNNNNNNNNNNNNNNNNNNNNNNNNNNNNNNNNNNNNNNNNNNNNNNNNNNNNNNNNNNNNNNNNNNNNNNNNNNNNNNNNNNNNNNNNNNNNNNNNNNNNNNNNNNNNNNNNNNNNNNNNNNNNNNNNNNNNNNNNNNNNNNNNNNNNNNNNNNNNNNNNNNNNNNNNNNNNNNNNNNNNNNNNNNNNNNNNNNNNNNNNNNNNNNNNNNNNNNNNNNNNNNNNNNNNNNNNNNNNNNNNNNNNNNNNNNNNNNNNNNNNNNNNNNNNNNNNNNNNNNNNNNNNNNNNNNNNNNNNNNNNNNNNNNNNNNNNNNNNNNNNNNNNNNNNNNNNNNNNNNNNNNNNNNNNNNNNNNNNNNNNNNNNNNNNNNNNNNNNNNNNNNNNNNNNNNNNNNNNNNNNNNNNNNNNNNNNNNNNNNNNNNNNNNNNNNNNNNNNNNNNNNNNNNNNNNNNNNNNNNNNNNNNNNNNNNNNNNNNNNNNNNNNNNNNNNNNNNNNNNNNNNNNNNNNNNNNNNNNNNNNNNNNNNNNNNNNNNNNNNNNNNNNNNNNNNNNNNNNNNNNNNNNNNNNNNNNNNNNNNNNNNNNNNNNNNNNNNNNNNNNNNNNNNNNNNNNNNNNNNNNNNNNNNNNNNNNNNNNNNNNNNNNNNNNNNNNNNNNNNNNNNNNNNNNNNNNNNNNNNNNNNNNNNNNNNNNNNNNNNNNNNNNNNNNNNNNNNNNNNNNNNNNNNNNNNNNNNNNNNNNNNNNNNNNNNNNNNNNNNNNNNNNNNNNNNNNNNNNNNNNNNNNNNNNNNNNNNNNNNNNNNNNNNNNNNNNNNNNNNNNNNNNNNNNNNNNNNNNNNNNNNNNNNNNNNNNNNNNNNNNNNNNNNNNNNNNNNNNNNNNNNNNNNNNNNNNNNNNNNNNNNNNNNNNNNNNNNNNNNNNNNNNNNNNNNNNNNNNNNNNNNNNNNNNNNNNNNNNNNNNNNNNNNNNNNNNNNNNNNNNNNNNNNNNNNNNNNNNNNNNNNNNNNNNNNNNNNNNNNNNNNNNNNNNNNNNNNNNNNNNNNNNNNNNNNNNNNNNNNNNNNNNNNNNNNNNNNNNNNNNNNNNNNNNNNNNNNNNNNNNNNNNNNNNNNNNNNNNNNNNNNNNNNNNNNNNNNNNNNNNNNNNNNNNNNNNNNNNNNNNNNNNNNNNNNNNNNNNNNNNNNNNNNNNNNNNNNNNNNNNNNNNNNNNNNNNNNNNNNNNNNNNNNNNNNNNNNNNNNNNNNNNNNNNNNNNNNNNNNNNNNNNNNNNNNNNNNNNNNNNNNNNNNNNNNNNNNNNNNNNNNNNNNNNNNNNNNNNNNNNNNNNNNNNNNNNNNNNNNNNNNNNNNNNNNNNNNNNNNNNNNNNNNNNNNNNNNNNNNNNNNNNNNNNNNNNNNNNNCCCCCTTTTTCTaaatatccccctccccttttttttttctataaacccattatttacccccttttaaattttattctgggttcccatttttcccccaatatttttttttccccctcccccNNNNNNNNNNNNNNNNNNNNNNAGATATGTTCTTTGTGCCATTAANNNNNNNNNNNNNNNNNNNNNNNNNNNNNNNNNNNNNNNNNNNNNNNNNNNNNNNNNNNNNNNNNNNNNNNNNNNNNNNNNNNNNNNNNNNNNNNNNNNNNNNNNNNNNNNNNNNNNNNNNNNNNNNNNNNNNNNNNNNNNNNNNNNNNNNNNNNNNNNNNNNNNNNNAGTGCCGTGAAGTTGTTAatcatatgtatgttttgtttttcagtttgCTCTGTTCAATAGTAGGGTTGTATTACATCAACAAACTCAGCCAATCAACAACTTCCGCTCAGGTGTCCCACAATACCAAttacaagaagaagaaataaggatgAAGAAAGTAAAGGAAATTTTAATGTCAAAAACTATCAGCATTCATAAACTTGCTCTCCttaatttttctgttttgcaaatggaaaaaatttccctgtttttattccattgtgattattattttttctactattttgtttttaaaaattggtacATTTGCAGTGATGGATATGAGATGGCCCATCATTATGGAAGATAATTGTGTTAGGTAATAAATGTTGTTCAAAATacttggttgtttttgtttaataGAGATGGATGTGAAAGAAGCAGGAAACTATATTTAATTTCCTCAAGACAATTAAATGCACAAGTTTGCCGTGATTTTCTAATAAAGGACATTTGAATTAATgaaattctatttatctatcctccGTGAAACCTGAAtatgtgaaacaaaaaaatgaaaaagcaccTGGGAAATGAGCattcaaaaggaaagaaagacaaataagcaAACATGAGGCATATCTAACCTGTAGCTGATAATGTTAAATGTGcaaatgcatagatagataaatagaagatgtAGACCAGCAAATTACCTTTTGCTACTGATTCACAGGAAAAATCTTGAGTAGTTTGGAactgaactttaaaaaaaatatagaacataAGATTactaaagaaataacaaaagcaatgttCATGTTTTGGAAAGTCTTTACCAAATCTGATCTGAATGATCAACATAAACTAAAGAAAATTACAAATCTATTGGCCGTCTAAAAACATTTCAGTCGTGACACTGGTATAAACTAACTCTTCTACTGTTAAtccgaaaaaaatattattcagttTTCTTTGGAGGTAACAGAAAACGAATATTCAATCGTAGACTAGTGTAAATTTACGGTGTCTCTATCTNNNNNNNNNNNNNNNNNNNNNNNNNNNNNNNNNNNNNNNNNNNNNNNNNNNNNNNNNNNNNNNNNNNNNNNNNNNNNNNNNNNNNNNNNNNNNNNNNNNNNNNNNNNNNNNNNNNNNNNNNNNNNNNNNNNNNNNNNNNNNNNNNNNNNNNNNNNNNNNNNNNNNNNNNNNNNNNNNNNNNNNNNNNNNNNNNNNNNNNNNNNNNNNNNNNNNNNNNNNNNNNNNNNNNNNNNNNNNNNNNNNNNNNNNNNNNNNNNNNNNNNNNNNNNNNNNNNNNNNNNNNNNNNNNNNNNNNNNNNNNNNNNNNNNNNNNNNNNNNNNNNNNNNNNNNNttttcccccccccctaaaaaatataatgggaaaaatttttcccaaatgtcAATTTAGTTGAAAAACCCCGATATTTGAAAATCATtatgaaggaaaaatttttttaagattatgGTTAAGGGAACCCAGTGATTTCaagctttatttaaaaaaactgtttcttttgtgtatttaaaAGTAAAGGTTAACTACTGATTAAGCTCATGAAATATCTGTTTCCTTATTCATTTCCCCCTTATTTACcaaaaaatcttgaaaattaatttttttttttccctttattcctatTTACCTCATTTTTCAAAATCAAAGTGCCACTTTTTCACATCAGTAAGACCTGGGCAACGGACCTTTTTAAAACCAGTCCCCAAAGGGCCTTTTCCCGTCCCCGCCTTTTCCGTTTAGGCACCCTTTGGCTCCTCGACGTCGGGAGGGAGAAGTGCCAAGTAGACGGGGCATTCGGCTCCTTGTTCAGCGGTGAAAACACCCTGTTGGAGCNNNNNNNNNNNNNNNNNNNNNNNNNNGGATAAACTAAGATATATTTGCAACACAAAACGTGCATGGAATAGTATTATAAGGATTATCTATATTAAAAGTATACCAGGTTAGCTTTGGTATGAACTGTTCGCCGAAAGGATTCGCAAAACATTGAAGATTGTATGGGACCAACGCAATCATCTATATTTCATCAAGCAATCGGAGTCGGATTCACTACAAATAAATAGCAAGAAACAATACTGTATATAATTCAATGATTCTTCTTTTGGAATGTATCCAGTATCTTCTTGCATGCACTTTATTCCACCAAATCACAAACCCTTTGCGAACTCATGTCGGTCACCACGGCCCCCGGGTTGCAACAATTGACAATGAGGTCTTCACGCGGGTCATCATCGAAGGCTCGCTGCTGGACGCGGGTCAGGGCTGTCACTCCCACTTTGCTGACTGAGTACGCGCTGTTTTGCCACCCTGCTTCCGTCCAGGTCCCGTCCTTCGCCGTCCTGGATGTTCAAGAAGGCTAACTTTATTTGGGTCGAATGAGATACATGGTTTTATAGTGGTGTGGGATAATACTTTCCATTCTGTGTTACTGTATTGCTCTATTTAAGTCATAGCCTGATAGTGTATGTTGTAAGCCGGCCTACTGCTTCCACACCCGACATGAATCCTTCGCCCGGTATCACTTACTCAACGAAGTGATTCATGAGATCGCTCAACTCGTCCTCGGTGAGTTCCTCCGAGGATAACTTCTCCCTGAGGCTGAACGCCTGCGGCTCGTCCCCGTTCACCCTCGGGAGGAAGCCCACGAAGCTGGACAGCGTGACTACCCTGGCGTGGGGTCGCAGCAGAGGGAAGAGGCTGCGGCAGACGGCGAGCGTGCCGAAGAAGTTGACGCGGATGGTGTTCTCGGCTTGCTCTCCGAACGGCTCCGTCGCGGATCCCTAGCAATGAAGCGAGTGTTGAAGGGGTACGTGTGCATAAGTAGCAAACAGAATatggtagtgaaaaaaaaatatatatgttacatcaaTAGTCGACACCAGAGAACGTATGCTacaataaaacaagtaaataagcCTCACTTTATAGGCAATGGCAGCGTTATTGACAAGGACGTCCAGACCTCCGTAGGTTTCTTCGAGGTGCGTCTTGAAGGTGGTAATGCTCTCTTCGTCGTCGATGTCCAGCTGATGGAAGCGAACCGAAAGaccttcctgaaaaaaaaagaaagtgaaggaaataAAGCAAATGAACTCCCGGTGGGCGCAGAAAAGCTGACATCACCCTTTTTCAATGTTACAGCCATGTTTCATCATTACAGCATGGCAATGTTNNNNNNNNNNNNNNNNNNNNNNNNNNNNNNNNNNCCACTtcataactatcataataatcattatcaccccCCAAAGTACCTCCTGAAGCGCCTCCACGGTCTCCAGTCCCCTCTCCTCGTCGCGAGCAGTCAGGTACACGCAGCCGTCGAACTTCGAACACAGGTCCTTGACGATGGCCAGACCGATGCCCTTGTTGGATCCTGTCACCTGCGGGTAgggatgcagggggggggggtgttggaatCTAGTATTGCTTGGATATTGTTACTGAcacgtataaatgtatatccttcctccccccaatgCACGTTATCATGACGTGTTGTNNNNNNNNNNNNNNNNNNNNNNNNNNNNNNNNNNNNNNNNNNNNNNNNNNNNNNNNNNNNNNNNNNNNNNNNNNNNNNNNNNNNNNNNNNNNNNNNNNNNNNNNNNNNNNNNNNNNNNNNNNNNNNNNNNNNNNNNNNNNNNNNNNNNNNNNNNNNNNNNNNNNNNNNNNNNNNNNNNNNNNNNNNNNNNNNNNNNNNNNNNNNNNNNNNNNNNNNNNNNNNNNNNNNNNNNNNNNNNNNNNNNNNNNNNNNNNNNNNNNNNNNNNNNNNNNNNNNNNNNNNNNNNNNNNNNNNNNNNNNNNNNNNNNNNNNNNNNNNNNNNNNNNNNNNNNNNNNNNNNNNNNNNNNNNNNNNNNNNNNNNNNNNNNNNNNNNNNNNNNNNNNNNNNNNNNNNNNNNNNNNNNNNNNNNNNNNNNNNNNNNNNNNNNNNNNNNNNNNNNNNNNNNNNNNNNNNNNNNNNNNNNNNNNNNNNNNNNNNNNNNNNNNNNNNNNNNNNNNNNNNNNNNNNNNNNNNNNNNNNNNNNNNNNNNNNNNNNNNNNNNNNNNNNNNNNNNNNNNNNNNNCATGNNNNNNNNNNNNNNNNNNNNNNNNNNNNNNNNNNNNNNNNNNNNNNNNNNNNNNNNNNNNNNNNNNNNNNNNNNNNNNNNNNNNNNNNNNNNNNNNNNNNNNNNNNNNNNNNNNNNNNNNNNNNNNNNNNNNNNNNNNNNNNNNNNNNNNNNNNNNNNNNNNNNNNNNNNNNNNNNNNNNNNNNNNNNNNNGTGTGTGTGTGNNNNNNNNNNNNNNNNNNNNNNNNNNNNNNNNNNNNNNNNNNNNNNNNNNNNNNNNNNNNNNNNNNNNNNNNNNNNNNNNNNNNNNNNNNNNNNNNNNNNNNNNNNNNNNNNNNNNNNNNNNNNNNNNNNNNNNNNNNNNNNNNNNNNNNNNNNNNNNNNNNNNNNNNNNNNNNNNNNNNNNNNNNNNNNNNNNNNNNNNNNNNNNNNNNNNNNNNNNNNNNNNNNNNNNNNNNNNNNNNNNNNNNNNNNNNNNNNNNNNNNNNNNNNNNNNNNNNNNNNNNNNNNNNNNNNNNNNNNNNNNNNNNNNNNNNNNNNNNNNNNNNNNNNNNNNNNNNNNNNNNNNNNNNNNNNNNNNNNNNNNNNNNNNNNNNNNNNNNNNNNNNNNNNNNNNNNNNNNNNNNNNNNNNNNNNNNNNNNNNNNNNNNNNNNNNNNNNNNNNNNNNNNNNNNNNNNNNNNNNNNNNNNNNNNNNNNNNNNNNNNNNNNNNNNNNNNNNNNNNNNNNNNNNNNNNNNNNNNNNNNNNNNNNNNNNNNNNNNNNNNNNNNNNNNNNNNNNNNNNNNNNNNNNNNNNNNNNNNNNNNNNNNNNNNNNNNNNNNNNNNNNNNNNNNNNNNNNNNNNNNNNNNNNNNNNNNNNNNNNNNNNNNNNNNNNNNNNNNNNNNNNNNNNNNNNNNNNNNNNNNNNNNNNNNNNNNNNNNNNNNNNNNNNNNNNNNNNNNNNNNNNNNNNNNNNNNNNNNNNNNNNNNNNNNNNNNNNNNNNNNNNNNNNNNNNNNNNNNNNNNNNNNNNNNNNNNNNNNNNNNNNNNNNNNNNNNNNNNNNNNNNNNNNNNNNNNNNNNNNNNNNNNNNNNNNNNNNNNNNNNNNNNNNNNNNNNNNNNNNNNNNNNNNNNNNNNNNNNNNNNNNNNNNNNNNNNNNNNNNNNNNNNNNNNNNNNNNNNNNNNNNNNNNNNNNNNNNNNNNNNNNNNNNNNNNNNNNNNNNNNNNNNNNNNNNNNNNNNNNNNNNNNNNNNNNNNNNNNNNNNNNNNNNNNNNNNNNNNNNNNNNNNNNNNNNNNNNNNNNNNNNNNNNNNNNNNNNNNNNNNNNNNNNNNNNNNNNNNNNNNNNNNNNNNNNNNNNNNNNNNNNNNNNNNNNNNNNNNNNNNNNNNNNNNNNNNNNNNNNNNNNNNNNNNNNNNNNNNNNNNNNNNNNNNNNNNNNNNNNNNNNNNNNNNNNNNNNNNNNNNNNNNNNNNNNNNNNNNNNNNNNNNNNNNNNNNNNNNNNNNNNNNNNNNNNNNNNNNNNNNNNNNNNNNNNNNNNNNNNNNNNNNNNNNNNNNNNNNNNNNNNNNNNNNNNNNNNNNNNNNNNNNNNNNNNNNNNNNNNNNNNNNNNNNNNNNNNNNNNNNNNNNNNNNNNNNNNNNNNNNNNNNNNNNNNNNNNNNNNNNNNNNNNNNNNNNNNNNNNNNNNNNNNNNNNNNNNNNNNNNNNNNNNNNNNNNNNNNNNNNNNNNNNNNNNNNNNNNNNNNNNNNNNNNNNNNNNNNNNNNNNNNNNNNNNNNNNNNNNNNNNNNNNNNNNNNNNNNNNNNNNNNNNNNNNNNNNNNNNNNNNNNNNNNNNNNNNNNNNNNNNNNNNNNNNNNNNNNNNNNNNNNNNNNNNNNNNNNNNNNNNNNNNNNNNNNNNNNNNNNNNNNNNNNNNNNNNNNNNNNNNNNNNNNNNNNNNNNNNNNNNNNNNNNNNNNNNNNNNNNNNNNNNNNNNNNNNNNNNNNNNNNNNNNNNNNNNNNNNNNNNNNNNNNNNNNNNNNNNNNNNNNNNNNNNNNNNNNNAAGTAAAAAGTACTAGAAATGCGGCATTAATACGCCATATCCCAGTTTTTCCCCGCTTGCTAAAAATTAGGTCTTGTGGTCGATCGTAACAATCCTATAGAGTATCTGCACATGCGCGCTTTTCTTTGCTACTTAAAACTCTTTTGCCTTCATATCCTACTTTAAAACGATGTAGgtgtgttttctttcatttctctttagtACTTTTGTTTTGAAGCTTATTCAGTGATCTGAGAATTTAAGTGAACGTTGCGTTAGCGTAGTTAGAAGACGCGTTTACACTGTTCATTAAAAATTGCGGCCCCGAGATAAAACAACTGTATCTTATCTTATGCAACAACGTGTCAAAACTTGGTCTaaatggagaaaatgaaaaagaaaaaaaaacacatcacattTCCAAAGATCTTATATTCACTCGAATAATAGACATTGCTTTCACTGTATAACattattaaaaaggggaaaaaacttacCACCGCTACTCTGGTTTCTTCCATCGTGGCTGCCTGTTGCTTCTGACTGAACGAACAGCCCGACCTGCCATGCCCGCCAGCAGATCTGACTTGCGTATTCCGAGCTGATGAGTCGATATATTGCTAATCGATGGATATTGCTAGATACGATCCTATAACGTCGCTCCATAGATATTTAATCAACGAGAGTTGTTGTAAATCATGTAATCATAATTAGAGAGAAATGATTGAATGCCCATTGTGTACAGTTGCACGTACTTATTTCACGTTGTGTGAACTTGCAAGTCACCCTTACACTGGATAATTCCGGGATTCTCTCTGCATTCCTTTCGCGGCGTCCTTGNNNNNNNNNNNNNNNNNNNNNNNNNNNNNNNNNNNNNNNNNNNNNNNNNNNNNNNNNNNNNNNNNNNNNNNNNNNNNNNNNNNNNNNNNNNNNNNNNNNNNNNNNNNNNNNNNNNNNNNNNNNNNNNNNNNNNNNNNNNNNNNNNNNNNNNNNNNNNNNNNNNNNNNNNNNNNNNNNNNNNNNNNNNNNNNNNNNNNNNNNNNNNNNNNNNNNNNNNNNNNNNNNNNNNNNNNNNNNNNNNNNNNNNNNNNNNNNNNNNNNNNNNNNNNNNNNNNNNNNNNNNNNNNNNNNNNNNNNNNNNNNNNNNNNNNNNNNNNNNNNNNNNNNNNNNNNNNNNNNNNNNNNNNNNNNNNNNNNNNNNNNNNNNNNNNNNNNNNNNNNNNNNNNNNNNNNNNNNNNNNNNNNNNNNNNNNNNNNNNNNNNNNNNNNNNNNNNNNNNNNNNNNNNNNNNNNNNNNNNNNNNNNNNNNNNNNNNNNNNNNNNNNNNNNNNNNNNNNNNNNNNNNNNNNNNNNNNNNNNNNNNNNNNNNNNNNNNNNNNNNNNNNNNNNNNNNNNNNNNNNNNNNNNNNNNNNNNNNNNNNNNNNNNNNNNNNNNNNNNNNNNNNNNNNNNNNNNNNNNNNNNNNNNNNNNNNNNNNNNNNNNNNNNNNNNNNNNNNNNNNNNNNNNNNNNNNNNNNNNNNNNNNNNNNNNNNNNNNNNNNNNNNNNNNNNNNNNNNNNNNNNNNNNNNNNNNNNNNNNNNNNNNNNNNNNNNNNNNNNNNNNNNNNNNNNNNNNNNNNNNNNNNNNNNNNNNNNNNNNNNNNNNNNNNNNNNNNNNNNNNNNNNNNNNNNNNNNNNNNNNNNNNNNNNNNNNNNNNNNNNNNNNNNNNNNNNNNNNNNNNNNNNNNNNNNNNNNNNNNNNNNNNNNNNNNNNNNNNNNNNNNNNNNNNNNNNNNNNNNNNNNNNNNNNNNNNNNNNNNNNNNNNNNNNNNNNNNNNNNNNNNNNNNNNNNNNNNNNNNNNNNNNNNNNNNNNNNNNNNNNNNNNNNNNNNNNNNNNNNNNNNNNNNNNNNNNNNNNNNNNNNNNNNNNNNNNNNNNNNNNNNNNNNNNNNNNNNNNNNNNNNNNNNNNNNNNNNNNNNNNNNNNNNNNNNNNNNNNNNNNNNNNNNNNNNNNNNNNNNNNNNNNNNNNNNNNNNNNNNNNNNNNNNNNNNNNNNNNNNNNNNNNNNNNNNNNNNNNNNNNNNNNNNNNNNNNNNNNNNNNNNNNNNN
This window harbors:
- the LOC119585713 gene encoding carbonyl reductase [NADPH] 1-like → MEETRVAVVTGSNKGIGLAIVKDLCSKFDGCVYLTARDEERGLETVEALQEEGLSVRFHQLDIDDEESITTFKTHLEETYGGLDVLVNNAAIAYKGSATEPFGEQAENTIRVNFFGTLAVCRSLFPLLRPHARVVTLSSFVGFLPRVNGDEPQAFSLREKLSSEELTEDELSDLMNHFVETAKDGTWTEAGWQNSAYSVSKVGVTALTRVQQRAFDDDPREDLIVNCCNPGAVVTDMSSQRGVFTAEQGAECPVYLALLPPDVEEPKGA